The proteins below come from a single Cannabis sativa cultivar Pink pepper isolate KNU-18-1 chromosome 3, ASM2916894v1, whole genome shotgun sequence genomic window:
- the LOC115709250 gene encoding YTH domain-containing protein ECT4 — protein sequence MDKARHDRDRVVCSSSGERPEKPDVLTEQPLPPRDERIVSANASPDPLIIGHSSNVTGQRGSLDAGGRDYGTSHHYKAYTPNEQNISYAGSSGYGSNTGSWNAYSQNVYTDGLHVLSPVVYNDNSSLVFHSGYGFNPEIAYGQYSPVATPMPLMVDGQLFSPQQLPFSPSYFHQTAPNLPHITSGLQVSPTELMTPESSTIDNMFFGPGSGYLVNFGSLGGGNLSGNIHNSPVTSPTVYPQPMGILGSYENNFGQLSPQQRPTHGYGLAPGSHYHHGSSYQSSGYGGASFPYSVPNGLNQLPLDKGRRRERDQDSSSVSIDSRDIFNDRNRGPRASKQKGKSATEQGSSSGATKNNLSASGILLDSYNRLDFVTDYENAKFFIIKSFSEDNVHKSIKYNVWASTPHGNKKLDVAYHEAKEKNSRCPVFLFFSVNASGQFCGVAEMVGPVDFDKDADYWQQDRWSGQFPVQWHIVKDVPNIRFRHILLENNDNKPVTHSRDSQEVGFIQGIEMLKIFKDHDARTSILDDFYFYDDREKLSRDRKARHQACSTSDGTDSLTDSVVHDVSTTFSQALNLKESSNQALASEVGGASTRKDVSESLSQGLGKEESDKEVVGSSSGGNESIDKEATVK from the exons GTGAGAGACCCGAGAAGCCGGATGTTTTGACTGAGCAG CCACTTCCACCCAGAGATGAAAGGATTGTTTCTGCGAATGCTTCTCCAGATCCACTCATTATAGGGCACTCAAGCAATGTCACAGGACAACGGGGTTCTCTTGATGCAGGTGGAAGAGACTATGGCACTTCCCACCATTATAAAGCTTACACTCCTAATGAACAGAACATTTCATATGCTG GTAGTTCGGGTTATGGTAGCAACACTGGCTCTTGGAATGCATACTCACAAAATGTTTATACTGATGGCTTGCATGTTTTATCGCCG GTTGTCTACAATGATAATTCCTCTCTTGTCTTCCATTCTGGTTATGGCTTCAATCCTGAAATAGCATATGGACAATATTCTCCAGTTGCTACACCTATGCCTCTTATGGTAGATGGTCAACTATTCTCTCCGCAGCAGCTTCCTTTCTCTCCATCCTATTTTCACCAAACAGCGCCAAATCTGCCTCATATTACTTCGGGTCTTCAAGTTTCACCAACTGAATTGATGACACCAGAAAGTAGTACTATTGATAACATGTTTTTTGGGCCAGGATCAGGTTACCTAGTCAATTTTGGATCGTTAGGCGGAGGAAACCTTTCTGGTAATATTCATAATAGTCCAGTGACATCGCCAACAGTTTATCCCCAACCAATGGGCATTCTTGGGTCGTACGAGAACAATTTTGGGCAG CTTTCTCCCCAACAGAGACCAACCCATGGATATGGTTTGGCGCCTGGTTCTCATTATCATCATGGCAGTTCATATCAGAGCTCTGGCTATGGTGGTGCTTCGTTTCCTTACTCGGTTCCTAATGGTCTGAATCAATTACCTCTTGACAAAGgcagaagaagagagagagaccaAGACTCAAGTAGTGTTTCTATTGATTCCCGTGACATCTTTAATGATCGTAATCGGGGGCCAAGGGCATCAAAGCAGAAGGGAAAGAGTGCCACTGAACAAGGTTCTTCATCTGGTGCTACCAAAAACAACTTATCTGCTTCTGGAATTCTTCTTGATTCATACAACCGGTTGGATTTTGTCACCGATTATGAGAATGCAAAATTCTTTATCATCAAGTCTTTCAGTGAAGACAATGTTCacaagagtattaaatacaatGTTTGGGCTAGTACACCCCATGGAAACAAGAAACTCGATGTTGCTTATCATGAGGCAAAGGAGAAAAATTCACGCTGCCCagtcttcctttttttttcg GTTAACGCAAGTGGGCAGTTCTGTGGAGTAGCAGAAATGGTTGGACCTGTTGATTTTGATAAGGATGCAGATTACTGGCAGCAAGACAGATGGAGTGGACAATTCCCGGTTCAATGGCATATTGTTAAGGATGTTCCCAACATTCGATTCCGCCATATTCTACTTGAGAACAATGATAACAAGCCTGTTACTCACAGTCGCGATTCTCAAGAG GTAGGATTTATACAGGGTATTGAGATGTTGAAAATTTTCAAGGATCACGATGCACGAACATCTATCCTAGacgatttttacttttatgatGATCGGGAAAAACTCTCGAGGGATAGGAAGGCCAGACACCAAGCTTGCTCAACTTCAGACGGTACTGATTCATTGACTGATAGCGTTGTTCATGACGTGTCAACTACTTTTTCTCAAGCGCTGAATCTGAAAGAGAGTAGCAACCAGGCACTAGCATCCGAAGTTGGTGGTGCTAGTACAAGAAAAGATGTTTCAGAATCCTTATCCCAAGGTTTAGGAAAGGAGGAGAGTGACAAAGAAGTAGTGGGATCTAGTTCGGGTGGTAATGAATCCATTGACAAGGAAGCAACTGTTAAGTAA
- the LOC115709252 gene encoding uncharacterized protein LOC115709252 isoform X2 — protein MAKEGGFFIMQLQIHSVFIPKLKPKFLFNLKHKKIESFCSTSTLILNSYKPNKPQLVWPSPTDEIPFWNKEFPCSDHMGVDEYDADADADADVVSNHDHHQLMHITHVTAEMAPIAKVGGLGDVVTGLARASLSCGHTVDIMLPFYECIPRHQITDLALITTFNSYHDGVWIPTEAYKGLVSSIPVIFIQPSNHFFKGKHVYGGSYNELDAYVFFSRACLEWMQVTGTQPDIIHVHEWQTSVLPLLYWDMYHNLSLKKPRIVLSIHNMEHFGECSEQQLSKSGLDGSLYATIDKAVDERTIGHNPERLSLLKGGIVYSNAVVTVSPTYLKETMCSGWLSSTLVSNRHKYFGILNGIDTAIWNPALDIFLPAKFHAENLEGKKLCKYFVQRGLGLASSDSALDMQTKVPLVVCITRLVAQKGLHLIIHAMKRVEQLGGQMIILGKAPDGNIQREFEGLANLHNEGPSIRILLMYSEELSHMLYAAADMVFVPSMYEPCGLAQMIGMRYGAVPVVRKTGGLADTVFDMDDPQNQEKANGFVFEGIDETSLDGALDRAFSYFKDNPNKWNNIVKKIMEIDNSWNNTAGKYIELYSSIKANVN, from the exons ATGGCAAAAGAAGGAGGCTTTTTCATAATGCAATTACAGATACACTCTGTATTCATTCCCAAGCTAAAGCCAAAGTTTTTATTCAATCTTAAACACAAAAAGATTGAATCTTTTTGCTCCACCTCCACTCTAATCCTAAATTCCTACAAACCCAATAAACCTCAACTCGTTTGGCCCTCTCCCACAGATGAGATTCCATTTTGGAACAAGGAGTTTCCTTGTTCTGATCACATGGGTGTTGATGAATATGATGCTGATGCTGATGCTGATGCTGATGTGGTTAGCAACCATGATCATCATCAGCTCATGCACATCACTCATGTCACAGCTGAAATGGCACCCATAGCTAAAGTGGGTGGTCTTGGTGATGTTGTCACTGGACTTGCTCGTGCCTCTTTATCTTGTGGCCACACCGTTGATATAATGCTCCCTTTTTATGAGTGTATCCCAAGGCATCAAATCACTGACTTGGCTTTAATCACCACCTTTAACTCATACCATGATGGAGTTTGGATCCCAACTGAAGCCTATAAAGGATTGGTTTCTTCTATCCCTGTTATTTTCATTCAACCCTCAAACCATTTCTTTAAGGGGAAACATGTGTATGGTGGCTCTTATAATGAGCTTGATGCTTATGTCTTCTTTAGCCGTGCTTGTCTTGAATGGATGCag GTAACTGGAACCCAACCAGATATTATTCATGTTCATGAGTGGCAGACATCAGTTTTGCCTTTGCTTTATTGGGATATGTATCATAATCTTTCTCTAAAG AAACCAAGAATAGTCCTATCAATCCATAACATGGAGCATTTTGGAGAGTGTAG TGAACAACAACTTAGCAAGTCTGGTCTTGATGGTTCTCTATATGCAACTATTGACAAG GCAGTTGATGAACGAACTATTGGCCATAATCCCGAAAGATTGAGCTTATTGAAAGGTGGAATCGTCTACAGCAATGCAGTTGT CACAGTCTCCCCAACATATCTTAAAGAAACCATGTGTTCAGGATGGCTTTCAAGCACTTTAGTGAGCAATCGACATAA GTACTTCGGTATATTAAATGGGATCGACACAGCGATATGGAACCCTGCGTTGGATATTTTCTTGCCTGCAAAATTCCATG CTGAGAATCTTGAGGGGAAAAAGTTATGCAAGTACTTTGTCCAGAGAGGCCTTGGTTTGGCCTCTAGTGATAGTGCATTGGATATGCAAACCAAGGTGCCATTGGTTGTTTGTATTACACGACTCGTCGCTCAGAAGGGTCTTCATTTAATTATTCACGCAATGAAGCGTGTTGAACAACTT GGTGGACAAATGATTATACTGGGAAAAGCTCCAGATGGTAACATTCAAAGAGAATTTGAAGGACTTGCCAATTTG CATAATGAAGGTCCTAGCATTCGAATCTTATTGATGTATAG TGAGGAGCTGTCTCATATGCTTTATGCTGCAGCAGACATGGTGTTTGTTCCTTCCATGTATGAACCATGTGGACTTGCACAAATGATTGGCATGCGTTATGGGGCG GTTCCTGTGGTTAGAAAGACTGGTGGTCTTGCAGATACAGTCTTCGACATGGACGATCCGCAAAACCAAGAGAAAGCCAATGG GTTTGTTTTCGAGGGAATCGACGAAACATCTCTAGACGGGGCACTCGATCGCGCATTTTCCTACTTTAAAGACA ATCCTAATAAATGGAACAACATAGTGAAGAAGATTATGGAAATTGACAATAGTTGGAACAACACAGCTGGGAAATATATTGAGCTGTATAGCTCAATCAAAGCAAATGTTAACTAA
- the LOC115709252 gene encoding uncharacterized protein LOC115709252 isoform X1 has protein sequence MAKEGGFFIMQLQIHSVFIPKLKPKFLFNLKHKKIESFCSTSTLILNSYKPNKPQLVWPSPTDEIPFWNKEFPCSDHMGVDEYDADADADADVVSNHDHHQLMHITHVTAEMAPIAKVGGLGDVVTGLARASLSCGHTVDIMLPFYECIPRHQITDLALITTFNSYHDGVWIPTEAYKGLVSSIPVIFIQPSNHFFKGKHVYGGSYNELDAYVFFSRACLEWMQVTGTQPDIIHVHEWQTSVLPLLYWDMYHNLSLKKPRIVLSIHNMEHFGECSEQQLSKSGLDGSLYATIDKAVDERTIGHNPERLSLLKGGIVYSNAVVTVSPTYLKETMCSGWLSSTLVSNRHKYFGILNGIDTAIWNPALDIFLPAKFHAENLEGKKLCKYFVQRGLGLASSDSALDMQTKVPLVVCITRLVAQKGLHLIIHAMKRVEQLGGQMIILGKAPDGNIQREFEGLANLVTDFIFLSFGNRFILANLHNEGPSIRILLMYSEELSHMLYAAADMVFVPSMYEPCGLAQMIGMRYGAVPVVRKTGGLADTVFDMDDPQNQEKANGFVFEGIDETSLDGALDRAFSYFKDNPNKWNNIVKKIMEIDNSWNNTAGKYIELYSSIKANVN, from the exons ATGGCAAAAGAAGGAGGCTTTTTCATAATGCAATTACAGATACACTCTGTATTCATTCCCAAGCTAAAGCCAAAGTTTTTATTCAATCTTAAACACAAAAAGATTGAATCTTTTTGCTCCACCTCCACTCTAATCCTAAATTCCTACAAACCCAATAAACCTCAACTCGTTTGGCCCTCTCCCACAGATGAGATTCCATTTTGGAACAAGGAGTTTCCTTGTTCTGATCACATGGGTGTTGATGAATATGATGCTGATGCTGATGCTGATGCTGATGTGGTTAGCAACCATGATCATCATCAGCTCATGCACATCACTCATGTCACAGCTGAAATGGCACCCATAGCTAAAGTGGGTGGTCTTGGTGATGTTGTCACTGGACTTGCTCGTGCCTCTTTATCTTGTGGCCACACCGTTGATATAATGCTCCCTTTTTATGAGTGTATCCCAAGGCATCAAATCACTGACTTGGCTTTAATCACCACCTTTAACTCATACCATGATGGAGTTTGGATCCCAACTGAAGCCTATAAAGGATTGGTTTCTTCTATCCCTGTTATTTTCATTCAACCCTCAAACCATTTCTTTAAGGGGAAACATGTGTATGGTGGCTCTTATAATGAGCTTGATGCTTATGTCTTCTTTAGCCGTGCTTGTCTTGAATGGATGCag GTAACTGGAACCCAACCAGATATTATTCATGTTCATGAGTGGCAGACATCAGTTTTGCCTTTGCTTTATTGGGATATGTATCATAATCTTTCTCTAAAG AAACCAAGAATAGTCCTATCAATCCATAACATGGAGCATTTTGGAGAGTGTAG TGAACAACAACTTAGCAAGTCTGGTCTTGATGGTTCTCTATATGCAACTATTGACAAG GCAGTTGATGAACGAACTATTGGCCATAATCCCGAAAGATTGAGCTTATTGAAAGGTGGAATCGTCTACAGCAATGCAGTTGT CACAGTCTCCCCAACATATCTTAAAGAAACCATGTGTTCAGGATGGCTTTCAAGCACTTTAGTGAGCAATCGACATAA GTACTTCGGTATATTAAATGGGATCGACACAGCGATATGGAACCCTGCGTTGGATATTTTCTTGCCTGCAAAATTCCATG CTGAGAATCTTGAGGGGAAAAAGTTATGCAAGTACTTTGTCCAGAGAGGCCTTGGTTTGGCCTCTAGTGATAGTGCATTGGATATGCAAACCAAGGTGCCATTGGTTGTTTGTATTACACGACTCGTCGCTCAGAAGGGTCTTCATTTAATTATTCACGCAATGAAGCGTGTTGAACAACTT GGTGGACAAATGATTATACTGGGAAAAGCTCCAGATGGTAACATTCAAAGAGAATTTGAAGGACTTGCCAATTTGGTAACAGATTTCATCTTCCTCTCTTTTGGTAACAGATTTATTCTTGCGAATTTG CATAATGAAGGTCCTAGCATTCGAATCTTATTGATGTATAG TGAGGAGCTGTCTCATATGCTTTATGCTGCAGCAGACATGGTGTTTGTTCCTTCCATGTATGAACCATGTGGACTTGCACAAATGATTGGCATGCGTTATGGGGCG GTTCCTGTGGTTAGAAAGACTGGTGGTCTTGCAGATACAGTCTTCGACATGGACGATCCGCAAAACCAAGAGAAAGCCAATGG GTTTGTTTTCGAGGGAATCGACGAAACATCTCTAGACGGGGCACTCGATCGCGCATTTTCCTACTTTAAAGACA ATCCTAATAAATGGAACAACATAGTGAAGAAGATTATGGAAATTGACAATAGTTGGAACAACACAGCTGGGAAATATATTGAGCTGTATAGCTCAATCAAAGCAAATGTTAACTAA
- the LOC115709265 gene encoding serine/threonine-protein kinase STY13 gives MLEGGQKFPGIIGMSNQDNNYCDLSQGFYYKLDEGTNMSVDSFGSLQTSNDGGSVAMSIDNSSVGSNTNDSHTRILNHQGLRRRANDNYSVQQSVNRRGRVMHVLSDDALARALMDSNSTTEGLEDYENWTIDLRKLNMGEAFAQGAFGKLYRGTYKGEDVAIKILERPENDPEKAQLMEQQFQQEVKMLATLRHPNIVRFIGACRKPMVWCIVTEYAKGGSVRQFLMKRQSRSVPLKLAVKQALDVARGMAYVHELGLIHRDLKSDNLLIFSDKSIKIADFGVARIEVQTEGMTPETGTYRWMAPEMIQHRPYTQKVDVYSFGIVLWELITGMLPFQNMTAVQAAFAVVNKGVRPIVPNDCLPVLGEIMTRCWDANPDVRPPFTDVVRMLENAETEIMTTVRKARFRCCMTQPMTAD, from the exons atgttgGAGGGTGGTCAAAAGTTTCCTGGAATTATAGGTATGAGTAATCAGGACAACAACTACTGTGATTTGTCCCAAGGGTTTTATTATAAGCTCGATGAAGGGACCAATATGTCTGTTGATAGTTTTGGGAGCTTGCAAACTAGCAATGATGGAGGATCTGTTGCTATGTCTATAGATAACAGCAGTGTGGGTTCTAATACTAATGATTCCCACACTCGTATCTTGAATCACCAAGGCCTTAGACGACGTGCAAATGATAATTACTCTGTCCAACAGAGTGTTAACCGTAGAGGAAGAGTTATGCATGTTCTGAGTGATGATGCCCTTGCTCGAGCTTTAATGGACAGTAATTCCACGACAGAAGGTCTTGAGGATTATGAGAACTGGACCATTGATTTAAGGAAGCTAAACATGGGGGAGGCCTTTGCTCAAGGGGCTTTCGGAAAGCTATATAGAGGAACTTATAAGGGTGAGGATGTTGCCATTAAGATTTTGGAGAGGCCAGAAAACGACCCCGAAAAGGCTCAGCTAATGGAGCAACAGTTTCAGCAGGAAGTTAAGATGCTGGCTACACTGAGGCATCCCAACATTGTTCGGTTTATTGGGGCTTGCCGCAAACCAATGGTCTGGTGCATTGTCACTGAATATGCTAAGGGTGGTTCTGTTAGGCAATTCTTAATGAAGCGTCAAAGTCGCTCGGTTCCCTTGAAATTAGCAGTCAAGCAAGCTTTGGATGTTGCAAGGGGAATGGCATATGTTCACGAGCTCGGGTTGATCCACCGAGATCTTAAGTCTGACAACCTTTTAATCTTCTCCGACAAATCCATAAAAATTGCTGATTTTGGGGTTGCCCGGATTGAGGTGCAGACAGAAGGAATGACACCAGAAACAGGGACATATCGCTGGATGGCTCC TGAGATGATCCAGCATAGGCCGTATACGCAGAAAGTGGATGTTTACAGTTTTGGAATAGTTCTTTGGGAGCTTATCACGGGGATGCTCCCATTTCAGAACATGACAGCAGTGCAGGCCGCGTTTGCAGTTGTCAACAAAGGTGTCCGTCCTATCGTTCCCAATGATTGCTTACCTGTTCTGGGTGAGATAATGACTCGATGCTGGGACGCCAATCCTGATGTGAGGCCACCCTTCACCGACGTGGTTAGAATGCTTGAAAACGCGGAGACAGAGATCATGACAACTGTGCGGAAGGCTCGTTTCAGGTGTTGCATGACCCAACCGATGACAGCAGACTGA